CTGaaggatgatccagaggaggaatgggagatggtcatgtggtctgatgagacaaaaatatagctttttttgtctaaactccactgagtacaaccccaagaacaccatcacaactttgaagcatggaggtggaaacatcattttttggggatgcttttctgcaaaggggacaggacgactgcaccgtattgaggggaggatggatggggccatgcatcgtgagatcttggccaacaacctccttccctcagtaagagcattgaagatgggttgtggctgggtcttccagcatgacaacgacctgaaacacacagccagggaaactaaggagtggctccgtaagaaacatctcaaggtcctggagtggcctagccagtctccagacctgaacccaatagaaaatctttgtagggagctgaaagtccgtatttgcccagctacagccccgaaacctgaaggatctggagaaggtctgtatggaggagtgggccaaaatccctgctacagtgtgtgcaaacctggtcaagaactacaggaaacgtatgatctctgtaattgctaaCAAAGTTTTccgtaccaaatattaagttctgcttttctgatgtatcaaatacttatgtcatgcaataaaatgcaaattaattacttaaaaatcatactatgggattttctggatttttgttttagattccgtcactcacagttgaagagtacctatgatacagacttctacatgctttgtaagtgggaaaacctgcctcATCCGGTATTTCTTAAATTGTCACATAATTATTGATGAACAATCATATGTTTAAaagtgaatatgtgtgtgtgtgtgtgtgtgtgtgtgtgtgtgtttgtgtgtatgtgtttaccTTTCTTCTGTTATCCAGATTCAGTTGTCAATCCCAAGAAAATGATTTGCAATTCTATTGGCAATGTGATCAGTTCCATAGTGTTTGGACACCGGTTTGAATATAACGATCCAATGTTTCAACTCATACAAAAGGCTGTTAATGACTACTTCAATGTTCTCAGCAGTCCTATAGGAGCGGTAGAGTAACTTTTCAAATCATCCCATCTCAGAATTTTCCTTTGCTCTCAGTTACCTATTGTACCAAACTGATGCACTATCATGCTcatttcacaaacaaaacattctccTTTTTCATCCCTTTCTTCCAGATGTTTAACATGTTCCCTCGAATTGTTTGGTGGTTTCCAGGCAAACATCATAGAATGTTTGCCATCATAAACCAGGCCAAAGATTACATGCGGGCGCAGGCAGAACTTCGTCTTAAGAACCTGGACACCTCTGACCCTCAGGACTTACTCGAAGCGTTCTTAATTAAAATGCTTGAGGTAGAAAACATGGGATATTAATCATGTATGAGGTTAAACCTCATACATATCATGCAGATATGGACTGTGCTGTGAACTGTTATGCCATTCATGGACATGTGTCAATTTTTTATCAAAAGTGAATAGACAAGCAAGAGAAGTTCTTTATCAAAAGTGAATAGACAAGCAAGAGAAGTTCTGTGttggtatacactcacctaaaggattattaggaacacctgttcaatttctcattaatgcaattatctaatcaaccaatcacatggcagttgcatttaggggtgtggtcctggtcaagacaatctcctgaactccaaactgaatgtcagtatgggaaagaaaggtgatttaagcaattttgagcgtggcatggttgttggtgccagacaggccggtctgagtatttcacaatctgctcagttactaggattttcatgcacaatcatttctagggtttacaaagaatggtgtgaaaagggaaaaacatccagtatgcagcagtcctgtgggcaaaaatgccttgttgatgctagaggtcagaggagaatgggccaactgattcaagctgatagaagagcaaccttgactgaaataaccactcgttacaaccgaggtatgcagcaaagcatttgtgaagccacaacatgcacaactttgaggcggatgggctacaacagcagaagacccctccgggtaccactcatctccacttcggataggaaaaaaaggctacaatttgcacaagctcaccaaaattggacagttgaagactggaagaatgttgcctggtctagatttctgttgagacattcagatggtagagtcagaatttggcgtaaacagaatgagaacatggatccatcatgccttgttaccactgtgcaggctggtggtggtggtgtaatggtgtgggggatgttttcttggcacactttaggccccttagtgccaattgggcattgtttaaatgccatggcctacctgaggattgtttctgaccatgtccatccctttatgaccaccatgtacccatcctctgatggctacttccagcaggataatgcaccatgtcacaaagctcaaatcatttcaaattggtttcttgaacatgacaatgagttcactgtactgaaatggcccccacagtcaccagatctcaacccaatagagcatctttgggatgtggtggaacgggagtttcgtgccctggatgtgcatcccacaaatctccatcaactgcaagatgctatcctatcaatatgggccaacatttctaaagaaagctttcagcaccttgttgaatcaatgccacgtagaattaaggcagttctgaaggcgaaagggggtcaaacacagtattagtatggtgttcctaataatcctttaggtgagtgtatagccaCCTGGTGTCACTCTGTACTCGTGGTATGGTGAATTAAAGAAGTGTATTTTCTGTTATCTTCTATTAGGAGAAAGATGATCCCAACACTGAGTTCTGCTATGACAACATGGTGATGACTGCATGGAACCTGTTTAGTGCTGGAACAGAAACAACATCTTCCACCTTAAGACAGTCCTttctgatgatgatgaagtaCCCTTCTATTCAAGGTACCCATCTTCTCAAGTTTACATTGGTCACATTCTGTGAGGACCCATGCTCCTCATGGTGCTCCTGTACCGTTCCTGCAACCTGCCACTCACCTACCCCTTGTTCTCCTCTGAACGTTCCCTGGCTGACGTTTCATCAGCCACTCTCCGTTATTGTGTACACCTGTGTAACGTTAGTGAGGATATTAAGTGGGGGTTCCCGCCGGCCATCCTTTGTGAGTTATTTAAGCCGTATCCTGTGTTAGGAGCATTCTGTTTGACTATTTCCTTTTGGTAGTATTCCTGGCATTTTGGTATTCCTGTGTCCTGGATTTCGGGCCTGCCATCAGGTCTTTTGCCCTGTTTTCTCTTTTATGCTCTTTGTGAACCCTTGTTTTGCTTGAAAGGTCTAACATTAAAGTTCCCGCTCTGCGTTTGGATCCCCTCTGGTCTCCCACACCCATTCATCACACATTCAAGTCTCCTGGACAATAAAACATAAAGTAGTTACTACTGATAACATCAACAACAATGGGTCAATGGTATCAGTGTAACATAAAGTGTGATGTTAATCTTTCTCAGGGAAAGTTCAGAAGGAGATAGACGATGTGATTGGCTCAAGAGTTCCAACAGTTGACGACAGAGTTAAAATGCCCTACACGGATGCAGTCCTCCATGAGGTCCAGAGATTCATGGACCTTGCCCCCACCTCTGTACCCCACAAAGTAATCAGAGATACAGAGTTTCACAACTACCTCATCCCAGAGGTGATGACAAGTCTATATGACATTAATTTTGCAATTCTAAACATACAGTTGAAAATACCTCAAAATGACTATTGAAGATAGACTTACCTTCTTGCTATTTTCAAAGCAAGGTAGTAATTGTGTTCTTATACTATTCTTCCAGGGTACCATGGTCTtgcctctgttctcctctgttcTGTCTGATCCTGAACTGTTTAAGAACCCAGATGAGTTTGACCCAGAGAACTTCCTGGATGAAAATGGATGCTTTAAGAAAAATGATGGATTCCTTCCGTTTGGATTGGGTAAGATTACTGTAAGATTCTGttcacttttgatccatgaacaaaattaattaatctGGAAGTCAGAAGAGAACTTTATTTTCTTGCAtaagtccaagatgttgatcttccatagttcttccATGTTCTCCAATAGTTATACAGTTAACACAATCTTTTATgtcaggacacataggaggcagTCAGTAATCATAGCCAAacattacacagtccattatcctccaataagaaaggtttatcctacaaatacccttgtatggtatgttccaacctacggtccatgggccTTTTCATAGAACAGGCATCACGCCctatctattgtcctttgttcagagttagtcagcacttcTGTGTCATGTTAAGTTTCAAAATGCCAGTCTCATTATATTCCCATATTTTTTCATGATGTGATTTAAAGGATAACACTCTTCCATGGGAACTGAAGGGTCAGGGGGTTCCACCGCCACAACTGTTGTAGCTTCTGCACCCCCTGATGAGGTTCTGACTGTATGTTTGTATTATTCACCATTCACTCTACCGATTTGCTTCCTTTGCAAGTTAGCTGCCAGAACAAGGGCACAGCACTCACAAAACAAACGTATTGCGCTATTGAGATATTTGTTCAGAACCACCCCACATGCTCAGCTGTCAGCAGATCCGATTCAAACATCTTGCTGCGGCTATGCTCACTACACCACTTTCAGACTTTGCCCAACCCATATTTCAATATGGCAGTGTCCCTACTACTGGTATACCCCCAGGTTCTGTTGCTAAAATATCTTGGTCTGACTGACTCTACTAGGTTGCGGATATAGTCAGAGCAATCAAACGTAGCCCTTGCgatttaattaatttttacCTTtaggtgtcacgtcctggctatgcccctagccatctctgcgctgggctcggggcatagccaggacaggacaggaggtggcatgtagccacctccaatccttttggtctccccaattggaggcaggtgttggtcattgcctccaattggggaccctatttaagtcctTTGATTTTGCCATGCTGGTGTAGTTAATTTTTGGTTTCTCCTTTGTTTGGAATACCCCACGTCATTGGTTGCTGCTGccgctgtttgttttgtttgagtcttttgttttcattaaatcatGGATTATACCCTTTTCCTCGATTCTGCGCCCATGTCCTACTCCTACCACAATCATGACATTAGGATCAGCTCCAACTCAGGCAGACTCTTGAACTACAGTGACTGATTCAATTGAAGAGGATGAGAGCATTGGGGACATTTTAGAAGTGATACTCCATTTAGGCTCTTTGGCAGTCATATCTGTTTTTGATTCTGTTGGCAATCAGGTTTTAACTATTTTGGGTTGTGTTGAGCTCTTCTGGTTTGGTTACTTTTGTGTTCTTTTGGGTGATTTGGGGAGTACTTTTGGGTACTGAAAAATAGTTTGAAAGATGGACTGTATCTTAGATTGTAGTGACTATTTCTGTTCCACAGCCACTGTGGCACATCCTTGAATGTGAATGGCGACACCATTTGGGTGAACTATGGAAATAAGGCCAGTTTGTGATGTCAgtttgcatttgttttatttattctttcaCATACAACCAGGAAAGCCAGACGAAAAATCTAAAGAAGCTTTGGGGTGGGGCAGTTATTAAATACTAATGTGGAGTGAGGAAAACTAAGAAGGTGTGATTTTTGAAATGGAAACTGGTAGAAAAGAGTTGTTGCCTGATTTAATTAGAAAGGAAAGCTAACTGCATATTGACCTCCTCAGCAGGTACTTTTGGGTTCATTTGGGTTTCTGTTTGAAAGCTGTTTAGTTTGTGTTCACATCCCTAATGATTACTGacatccatctttctctttttcttcagGGAAGAGGGTGTGTCTGGGAGAGGCTCTGGCCAGAATGGAGCTGTTTCTCTTCTTCACCTCCCTGCTGCAGCGCTTCACCTTCAGTGGGACCCAACCCCCAGAGGAGATCAATGTTGACCCAGAGTGTGCCAGTTTTGGTCGCATTCCACAGTCCTATGAATGCTACATCAAAGTCAGGACCGTGGAGTGACCACTTTCCTGTCCGGAGCAGTAACTGGCTGGATATTACCAATCTTATGTTTGGcaccttgtttttgtaaacaagGGCAGAGGTCGGTTAGCGACTCGTAGTTACAATACCTTACTAAAATCTTTAAGATGAATCTCTTTTTGGGTTTATAATTTAAGGGTAATGGGTCCACAATTATGTCttttaaagttgtttttgttgtaagaTTCATGAATTGCCTTCAGGGTGGTTGTTTTCCATATCTCAATACACAATATACTGTCGGTTAAGCTGCCTTTGAACTGAACTAGATTTTGATCTGCTGTAACACAAGAGtttgataaaatattttctacTAAATCAATACTTGGGCAGGTCAACAGCCAAAACagatcaatattttgtgtgccCTTTAATTTCAGATTCTACTCTGTAAATCATCAACAGTGATTTTTATCCAATGACAACTCTTTTAGAGGAATGACAGTCGCTGACGGCTAATTCCCTAACAATGTGATATGAACAAATGTGTAAAGTATGTATCAccaaacatttgattaaacTATTGATTAATTTGCTTTGcaataaaaaatctgtttagAAAAACATGTCACAATGGTACTGAAATTACCCCGGGCGCATTATATAGTCCtaaacaaaaatgcaaaaataactTGTAGATTGAGATTTGTATTCCTGTACATAAATGAATTAACAATCAAACTGTTGAACAATAATTGTTGACATTTGgacaataaatgtaaacatttggtaTTTTTATATTAGCAAGCAGAGTTGACCCAAAAAAGACAGTGAACTCCTCTTTACTGGTTCAGGGAGCCAAAGATCATTGAGGTCACCAATATTATCAAGAGGTTGTAAAGGCAAATATACTCCTTCAGGTAAATAGGGATGTTTGCCATGTAACTCCTATCCAAATAGTGACTTGTTGTATGACAGCCTGGTATGGGATCGACACACAAATGATGGCAAGGCACGATGATTTTGAAATACTAATTCAAGTAGCAAAACAATACTTATTATgaacattgaaaaacaattcTATAAGCTTAGTACTAGGTGGAGTTTAAAGGACAATGACTCCAAAGACGGCCCAGCACctacagtggttctcaaatgtttgcatacccttggagaattggtaatgtatgtaccatGAGAAACattagtgagcaggcaaaacacgtcttttttttcttatgggattcacattcaactgtaggttgaatggcacaatcataaaacaaaacatggcaacaaagaaaaaaatttactGACAAAAGACTgaatacccttagttcttaatactgtgtattgccccctttaacatcaatgacagcgtgtagtcttttgtaatagttgtctatgaggtcccAAATTCTTGcgggtggtatagctgcccattcatcttggcaaaatgcctccaggtcatgcaaagtctttggttgtcttgcatggaccgcacgtttgagatctccccagagtggctcgatgatattaaggtcaggcgaATATGAGGGCCACTCCAGAAtgttcacctttttctgctgtaaccactggagggtcaacttggccttatgcttagggtcattgttttgctggaaagtccaagaacgtcccatgcgcagctttcgtgcagaaaaatgcaaattgtctgccagtattatCTGACACAGctcttatgtttgtgaccataaagctctattttggtctcgtcactccaaattacagtgtgccagaagctgtgaagcatgtcaaggtgttgtcgggcatattgtaacaaggcttttttatggcattggcgcagtaaaggcttctttctggcaactcgactatgcagctaatttttgtccAAGTATCGCCGTATTGTGCTCCCTGAAACAACCacaacgtctttttccagagcagcctgtatttctccttagGTTACCTgtggttttttttttgtatcctgaataattcttctggcagttttggctgaaatctttcttggtctacctgaccttggcttggtatcaagagatcccagaattttttacttcttaataagtgtttgaacagtactgattggcTTTTGCAAGGTTTTgattatctttttatatccttttccatctttataaagttccattaccttgttacgcaggtcttttgacaattcttttctgctccccatggctcagtatctagcctgctcagtgcattcacgtgagagctaacaaacacatttactatTTATAGACAGACACTAAATGCAATATAAAAAGCCACAgctgtgggaaattcacctttaattgccattttcacctgtgtgtttcaccttgtgtgtctgtaacaaggccaaacattcaagggtatgtaaaccgttttgtgtgtgcatattttcaaaatttcaCACTAACTACCAGGGTATGCtaattttgagcacaactgtaacagATCCCAAGCCATAACCCATCTAAGACATCAATTTGAGGTTGTGCCTGGAAAAGGACTGCACACTTCATCGTCTTATACAGAACCTGGAGTGTATCTGAGATCCATTCGGAGAAGGCTTCTGTTTGCATGATATTATACTGCTCAATGCTTAAACTGGACTgtcctcacagacacacactcaccactCTTGCCACCCCCCTGCTCTGAATTCCTCTCATCTTCATTGGAGAGAATGTTAGCTAAACACCCTGAGGGAACATTGACAAGCCCTTCATGTCTTGACAGTTGTCAGacaggttttttgtttttccaggAGAAAGGGTCTAATTTTTTCACCTCCACTCTCTGCTCACATGTGGTAACTTGCTCTCATTTTCTCTAACAGCTACTCTCTTTTCCagcatttttttctctctgtcttctccctccCTACATAGACAAGAGTCAAAATTGTTTCCCTGTCACACCCCATAGCTCTGCTGTTACTTGGTCATGGGTTTACTATATGTTTTGCAGACTAACATTTCATCCATAATAATAGGTTTATTGATAATTCTTTTACTTTGGAAGTATTTGGGAAAACAGAGACGGTATGGACGGTTGCCCCCGGGTCCTCCCGGAATTCCCCTGCTTGGTAATTTGCTACAAATTGATTTGAAACAGCCGGACAAGTTCTACATGGAGGTCAGTTTAAATAGGAAACCTTTTTAATTTTCTCAAATGTATAAATCGAGCTATTCATGCAAGCATTGATAGTCACAGATCAGTATTAtggttaataataaaaaataatttaaagataCTGCTCAGAGCAACGGGTTAGGCAGAACCATTTCAAAGCAATCTTCAAAGGATGTTTCCTTCAATAAAACTTTAAGATATTTTTAGGGTAAAAAAACTCACCCTCTAAGAACTACAGAATCAGAATCAGGGTTTTATTGCCATATAAGTTTCATAATAAACTAATCATTTGTTCTGGCTGTTGGTGCAATAATTAGTGaaaaaggaataagggaagtaaaatcaaataagaacagtggactgagcatacattttttttttgttattgtgccTTGTAGCTTTGTGCTTTGcgatttggtttgtttttgttctctgcTTAAATCAATGATTATGTATCGTACAGAGCCGAAAGATTTCCCAGTGATATTGGAATCTTTATGCATTAAGCTACTCATAATTTGAAAATTATTAATCTACGGCCTCAAATACAGCCAACTTTGATTGGATTAAAGATTGATAGAAAAGGGAAAAAGGATATGTTATGTGGGCTTTGAGATTCCCTGAGATAATTGTttttgaatttaatttaatgacCACTGAGCAATTGTGCTCAGTTgaaattttgtttgtttgttgtatgtttatctgtttgtttgtttgtttcctttgctgtttgttttgttttgttaccgTGGCCTTTTACACCTTCCTCTTCTATACTTTTTACTGTGGCATTATGACATGTTCTTCACTTTTCACTCTCAATGGAATCCATTAAAGGTCTAAAGGTTGTTCACATGAATATCAGGAGCCTTACTTTAAAAATTGATTATCTCAGAGCCTGGGTTGTTCAGTACAAACCCAGCATTATTACCATTTCTGAAACCTGGCTAaataactctatttctgatAGTGCTATAGAAATTAGCAATTATGTATTGTACAGAGCTGATAGGTTGTCCAGAGGAGGTGGAGTGGCCACATACATTAATGCAAATCTTAACTCAGAGCGTATTACTCCTGAAGTTGATCCAGTTAACtttgaaagtatttttataaatattatttttcatgcaaataaacacttaattATTGGTAATATTTACAGACCTCCGTCTGCCCCATCAGATTCCACAAAGTGCATTTTGTCTACCATTAACTCATTAGGGAGGCATAAAGAACTGATCATTCTTGGAGATTTCAATTGCAATTGGTTGAATAAATTTTCCGCTGGGGACAAAAACTTATTTAGTAGTATTAATCTGACTCAACTTATTAAGGAACCTACTAGAGTAGATAGTCGGTCCTCCTCTTTGCTTGATCTGATTTTGGTTTCTAATCCGGAAAGGATAGTTAAATCTGGTGTCTTAGCTGATTGTTTTAGTGATCATTCTGCCATTTACTGTGTCTGGAAAATCAAAATGCCTCATTTCCCtcctaaatatattaaaatacgTCAAAGTAGAAATACCAATGTTGATTGCTTTATACAAGATTTGAACTCTATTAATTGGGACAGGTTCCAGCTAATTCCGTTTGTGGAAGatgcattgatttttttaattctgAACTTATTAATGTAATTGACAAGCATTTtccatttagaaatgttagagTTAAAGGGAAGCATTTACCCTGGATTAGTTCTCACTTAATTAATCTTTTTAAGCAAAGAGATAAGGCATGGGCTAAATATCGAGCTAGTAAATCTGACCCTGACTGGGATTATTATAGATCTCTTAGGAACCAGTGCAAGACTCACTTGAATCGAGTTCTCAATAGGAATACTAAAAATCCTGTTAatcaactgaaaataaataatgatacaATTTCTGATCCTTCTCTTATTGCTCATGCTTTTAATCAGCATTTTACTGCAATTGGTGATTCCAATCATGTTTATTCTCATACTAATGAACAGGTCTCAACATCTTCTTTTATGTctggtttatttaaatttaacaaAATTATGCCCATTGACGTGTTTAATGCTATAGCTGATCTGAAGGAATATAGTAGTGCTGGTCCGGATGGGCTTGAGGCTAGGTATATTAAACTTGCAGCTCCTATACTGATATTTCCACTTGCTGATCTTTTTAATCTGTCTTTAAACACGTTTACTGTCCCTGCTACATGGAAATGCGCGAAAGTTATTCCTTTATTGAAAACTGGTGATGCTTCTATTATGAATAATTATCGTCCTATCTCAATTATCTGTTCCACTGCcaaaatatttgagaaaattatttttaatcaattatCAAAATTCATTACTCAGAATAATATCTTATCACCATTTCAATCTGGCTTTAGGCCTAATTTTTCAACCACTACAGCTTTATTAAAGTTCACCAATGATACTTTCTCTGCCTGTGACAAGGGACAGTTAACTGGTGCTATTTTTATTGATCTTTCCAAGGCCTTTGACATGGTGGATCACTACATTCTCCTTGATAAGCTTTATGGAATTGGTTTGAATCAAAGTGCTTTATTTTGGTTCAACTCCTACCTTCATAACAGACGGCAGTGTGTTTCGTTTAAAGGTTCACTGTCTGATTACTTACTGGTTAATAAGGGTGTTCCTCAAGGTTCCACTCTAGGACCACTTTTGTTTTCGATCTTTATTAACGATTTATCTCACATTTGCACCATGAGTAAGATACATctctatgctgatgatacagtGATTTACACTGCTGACCCCGATATTCACCAGATCCAGAATAGGTTACAAGTTGACTTTAATATGATTCAAAAATGGCTTCACAG
The sequence above is a segment of the Esox lucius isolate fEsoLuc1 chromosome 1, fEsoLuc1.pri, whole genome shotgun sequence genome. Coding sequences within it:
- the LOC109616059 gene encoding cytochrome P450 2M1 isoform X2, with the translated sequence MDLLYILQTNFIPIILGLVTVILLWKNQRGQSHSRLPPGPAPIPLFGNLLQMDVKAPYKLYMKLSKKYGSVFTVWLGSTPVVVVSGYQAIKEAFVNQGEEFSGRANYPVIMTISQGYGVLVSSGKRWKDLRRMSLMTLKNFGMGRRTIEQRIQEETKFLIEAIHEYGDSVVNPKKMICNSIGNVISSIVFGHRFEYNDPMFQLIQKAVNDYFNVLSSPIGAMFNMFPRIVWWFPGKHHRMFAIINQAKDYMRAQAELRLKNLDTSDPQDLLEAFLIKMLEEKDDPNTEFCYDNMVMTAWNLFSAGTETTSSTLRQSFLMMMKYPSIQGKVQKEIDDVIGSRVPTVDDRVKMPYTDAVLHEVQRFMDLAPTSVPHKVIRDTEFHNYLIPEGTMVLPLFSSVLSDPELFKNPDEFDPENFLDENGCFKKNDGFLPFGLGKRVCLGEALARMELFLFFTSLLQRFTFSGTQPPEEINVDPECASFGRIPQSYECYIKVRTVE
- the LOC109616059 gene encoding cytochrome P450 2M1 isoform X1, producing the protein MDLLYILQTNFIPIILGLVTVILLWKNQRGQSHSRLPPGPAPIPLFGNLLQMDVKAPYKLYMKLSKKYGSVFTVWLGSTPVVVVSGYQAIKEAFVNQGEEFSGRANYPVIMTISQGYGVLVSSGKRWKDLRRMSLMTLKNFGMGRRTIEQRIQEETKFLIEAIHEYGDSVVNPKKMICNSIGNVISSIVFGHRFEYNDPMFQLIQKAVNDYFNVLSSPIGAMFNMFPRIVWWFPGKHHRMFAIINQAKDYMRAQAELRLKNLDTSDPQDLLEAFLIKMLEEKDDPNTEFCYDNMVMTAWNLFSAGTETTSSTLRQSFLMMMKYPSIQGKVQKEIDDVIGSRVPTVDDRVKMPYTDAVLHEVQRFMDLAPTSVPHKVIRDTEFHNYLIPEGTMVLPLFSSVLSDPELFKNPDEFDPENFLDENGCFKKNDGFLPFGLGKITGRGCVWERLWPEWSCFSSSPPCCSASPSVGPNPQRRSMLTQSVPVLVAFHSPMNATSKSGPWSDHFPVRSSNWLDITNLMFGTLFL